From a single Lolium rigidum isolate FL_2022 chromosome 7, APGP_CSIRO_Lrig_0.1, whole genome shotgun sequence genomic region:
- the LOC124679150 gene encoding LOB domain-containing protein 37-like, with protein sequence MSCNGCRVLRKGCNDDCVLRPCLLWIDAAEAQGHATLFAAKFFGRAGLMSFLTAVPEPQRPAVFQSLLYEAAGRTINPVSGAVGLLWAGSWHLCEAAVQAVLRGAAVGPLPELAGGVPEGGVGGSDLFASSARRAAVGCSTFSTAKRAAATSTSARKLWAPAAHQEPSCDLGLFLTPGSPTAAAAAAGERRRAGTPSMSSDASVTTSAGGEREPELLKLFV encoded by the exons ATGAGCTGCAACGGGTGCCGCGTGCTGCGCAAGGGCTGCAACGACGACTGCGTGCTGCGGCCCTGCCTGCTCTGGATCGACGCCGCCGAGGCCCAGGGCCACGCCACGCTCTTCGCCGCCAAGTTCTTCGGCCGCGCCGGGCTCAtgtccttcctcaccgccgtccccgAACCGCAGCGCCCAG CGGTGTTCCAGTCGCTGCTGTACGAGGCGGCGGGGCGCACGATCAACCCGGTGAGCGGCGCCGTGGGGCTGCTCTGGGCGGGGAGCTGGCACCTCTGCGAGGCGGCGGTCCAGGCCGTGCTCCGCGGCGCCGCCGTCGGCCCGCTGCCGGAGCTCGCGGGCGGCGTCCCcgagggcggcgtcggcggcagcGACCTCTTCGcgtcctccgccaggcgcgcaGCGGTGGGGTGCTCCACCTTCTCCACGGCCaagcgggcggcggcgacgtcgaCGTCGGCGCGGAAGCTCTGGGCGCCGGCGGCCCACCAGGAACCCTCGTGCGATCTCGGGCTCTTCCTCACCCCCGGATCGCccacggcggcagcggcggcggcaggggagcgACGACGGGCCGGCACGCCGTCGATGAGCTCCGACGCCTCCGTGACCACGAGCGCTGGGGGCGAGAGGGAGCCTGAGCTGCTCAAACTTTTCGTCTAG